One genomic region from Oncorhynchus gorbuscha isolate QuinsamMale2020 ecotype Even-year linkage group LG13, OgorEven_v1.0, whole genome shotgun sequence encodes:
- the LOC123992673 gene encoding bromodomain and WD repeat-containing protein 3-like isoform X2 has protein sequence MAKSRNISLLESELYYLISRFLTTGPCRRAAEVLASELEEYQLLPCRLDWQGHEHPRSYEDLVASNRHIAPDHLLQICKQIGPILDKEVPSCVPGIHSLLGTGRQSLLRTSKDYDNVRRKGSSFATLHRGRPPEMHLTCRDPPNLVEVYRGRELTGTQRFSAVNPVSNYQHMRMHRRILGHLSAVYCIAFDRTGLRIFTGSDDCLVKIWSSFDGRLHSTLRGHSAEISDLAVSFENTLMAAGSCDKTIRVWCLRTCAPMAVLQGHSGSITSLQFSPFAKGSKRYLVSTGTDATICFWQWDVNNIHFSDRPQKFTERPRPGVQMVCSSFSPGGMFLATGSTDDVIRIYYLGVGNPEKISELHEHTDKVDSIQFCHSGERFVSGSRDGTSRIWRLTQRQQWRSLLLNMNATLPGSEHTTNEESFFKPKVTMVAWDRHDNSVITAVNNHILKVWNSYTGQLLHILKGHEAEVFVLEPHPSDPRIMLSAGHDGNVFIWDIVRGTKTQHYFNMIEGQGHGAVFDCKFTPDGQRFACTDSHGHLVIFGFGSSKPYEKLPDQVFFHTDYRPLIRDANGFVLDEQTQQAPHLMPPPFLVDVDGNPHPPRYQRLVPGRENIADEHLVPQLGYVATSDGEVMEQVISQLTTDHEEATARRSVLDDAIRQLQEQQDRQSRPGTQAPAEAPAFPAPSTPRRASVNERGAAEVQSSPNVGLRRSGQVEGVRQMHQNAPRSQMATERDLQAWRHRVVVPELSSSGYSCQDDFRITKGEEEIAIYNAKKRRVTYGSCRDDSEDEVPCIKRAQSRKKQKVFQQSRDGIVEEFIEFSCEEGEETATSEDHEMDSSGLDSSNEEEEWKSDSSSHSSSEYSDWTADAGINLQPSTPVSSRKRVRRQLSSSEEDNEEEEEKQQSDEEERPPQTSKQKSKKPKSKMPKWPKARPSMNREVSNEFRPSTWITDVVPRKSPFVPQMGDEVIYFRQGHEAYVEAVNRNSLYPINMEKQPWRKMELRDQEFVKITGIKYEVCPPTLCRLKLTLIDHGTGKITDKSFYVKYHDMPDVIDFLVLRQSYDEARSRVWQPNDRFRSVIDDAWWFGIIVCQEPYQLEYPDSHFQCFKVRWDNGEMEKLSPWDVEAIPEDAQQPECVGGGVPVTAEEMREVMYKPQTGEWGERSRDNECVGGGVPVTAEEMREVMYKPQTGECGERSRDNECEGGGVPVTAEEMREVMYKPQTGEWGERSRDDECGRIIAGIEQLITVDIVAPFSGPVDIVQYPTYCTVIAFPTDLSTIRLRLINRFYRRLSSLVWDARYIVHNARTFNEPRSKIAHSAKLITDVLLKFINRPSCTDIMEIYSAIEDMDYTDDEDLEEAPGPSSGHRLRQRSVETVPDQDSWKGQCKRLMNYVFECEDSEPFRKPVDPTSYPDYLCIIDTPMDFGTVKGTLEEDRYENPMELCKDIRLIFANAKAFTPNKRSKIYSMTLRLSAFFEERIRTIISQYKTAVKSSEKLRRSQRFRKKLQHHESTVPSTNTTSKKKAALKTQEKVEVASTTKSTSAKVSATERIRRRNQSSDSSGHSSSEASSGSDSEIESELSMSDSEEEKRPGSSRHHHSRETRGTRRVTRNKGAKKKKIAESEEESSNEGEESEDGRNLSNSLSRQFPIGTSCRSTRLTRNNAVAHRKRTKQPERGAQVNGHSRRSGRERRLSSESERSPSQGTDTYRDENVGRRTMKRKTARAAVNKMKLLEASEENYGSASEEEDKQRRKSSRHATRVSKHTTVIQSSSESEEQSSAQSSKKYKDSLGDWENNEDSIESEASSSRCHQNGESKNSSSRRTTRQAAETGDLSHVNGHSTKHDSTSEESSDGEEEEETVESQKSSRNLTTAAVSKIRTCITSYMAEEKSGSRKRRHKPLASSDEEYREHYTQKHPHQNGRKVEKEHAEGSEKNSKLHSKSQEQKSASTHKQDVPESEELSDTPKRSSSHKKRVRSEEEEEEDCNHSDNESKGESNKRQLRNNNKPKIQSHNDSVSESEEEVIPNRRARRKQLRASSEEESDGKEKHSPSRRPCLRAQPKKKCINEDSEEDLNSEMQGSCKNGNSNAVSDKGHQHNRKASPATTKQSSSKRKCIYTSDSSDNPYEKKRCMPMAKSYCEDEGERETKRSNYKYPKKESRPKSEPEDCSSQEDTSSHQGSEEEVECPRGKRRLEQHKGKRKERCSSSAHSSASESEEDEESSASSGTQSSPKRKKQNRKVSDKGAARQHRRDPSEADSDQSYAEFQRGECGTRIKTRNRGKRTVTYHDSE, from the exons ATGGCCAAAAGTCGGAATATTTCGCTCCTTGAATCGG AGCTATATTACCTAATTTCACGTTTTCTGACAACGGGTCCATGTCGGAGAGCGGCTGAG GTTCTAGCGAGCGAACTAGAAGAATATCAG CTTTTACCCTGCAGATTAGACTGGCAAGGACATGAACATCCAAGATCTTACGAAGATTTG GTTGCATCCAACAGACACATTGCACCTGACCATTTGCTGCAGATCTGTAAGCAGATTGGGCCGATTCTGGACAAAGAGGTGCCATCATGTGTTCCAGGCATACATTCCCTACTGGGAACCGGGAGGCAGTCCTTACTCAGAACATCAAAAG ATTACGACAATGTTCGGAGGAAAGGCTCATCATTTGCTACCCTGCACAGAGGGAGACCACCAGAGATGCATTTGACCTGCAGAGATCCTCCAAATCTAG TGGAGGTGTACAGAGGAAGGGAGCTAACCGGTACTCAACGGTTCAGCGCTGTGAACCCTGTGAGCAACTATCAGCACATGCGGATGCACAGGAGGATTCTGGGTCATCTGTCTGCAGTCTACTGCATCGCTTTTGATCGAACCGGTCTCAGGATTTTCACT GGCTCTGATGACTGCTTGGTGAAAATATGGTCTTCGTTTGACGGGAGGCTGCACTCCACCCTGAGAGGACATTCTGCTGAGATCTCAGACCTGGCTGTCAGCTTCGAGAATACCTTGATGGCAGCTGGCAGCTGTGACAAAACCATCCGAGTGTGGTGCCTTCGTACCTGTGCCCCTATGGCTGTCCTACAGGGGCACAGTGGGTCCATTACCTCCCTACAG TTCTCACCATTTGCCAAGGGCTCAAAGAGATACCTGGTGTCCACTGGAACTGATGCAACAATCTGCTTTTGGCAGTGGGATGTCAATAACATACATTTCAG TGATCGCCCGCAGAAGTTTACAGAGCGACCCAGGCCGGGAGTTCAGATGGTGTGCTCATCATTCAGTCCAG GTGGCATGTTCTTAGCGACGGGAAGTACTGATGATGTCATCAGAATATATTACCTGGGAGTTGGGAACCCTGAAAAAATATCAGAGCTTCATGAACACACG GACAAGGTCGACAGCATCCAATTTTGCCACTCAGGAGAAAG GTTTGTGAGTGGCAGTCGAGATGGCACATCACGCATCTGGAGGCTGACTCAGCGTCAGCAGTGGAGGAGCCTTCTTCTCAACATGAATGCCACTCTACCAGG CTCGGAACACACAACCAATGAGGAAAGCTTTTTCAAGCCCAAGGTCACCATGGTAGCGTGGGATCGCCATGACAACTCAGTAATCACAGCCGTCAACAACCATATCCTAAAAGTGTGGAACTCCTACACGGGCCAGCTGCTACATATCCTTAAA GGCCATGAGGCTGAGGTGTTTGTCCTGGAGCCTCACCCCTCCGATCCCAGGATCATGCTGTCTGCTGGCCACGACGGAAACGTCTTCATCTGGGACATCGTCCGGGGCACAAAGACACAGCACTACTTCAACATG ATTGAGGGCCAGGGTCATGGTGCTGTTTTTGACTGCAAGTTCACTCCCGATGGCCAGCGCTTTGCCTGCACAGACTCCCACGGCCATCTGGTCATATTCGGCTTTGGGAGCTCCAAGCCATATGAGAAG CTTCCAGATCAGGTGTTTTTCCACACCGACTATCGGCCACTGATCCGTGACGCCAACGGCTTTGTGTTGGACGAGCAGACCCAGCAGGCACCCCACCTCATGCCTCCTCCCTTCCTGGTGGATGTGGATGGGAACCCCCACCCACCCAGATACCAGCGACTGGTCCCTGGGAGGGAGAACATTGCAGACGAACACCTGGTGCCTCAGCTGGGATATGTCGCCACAA GTGATGGCGAGGTGATGGAGCAGGTCATCAGTCAGTTGACCACGGACCACGAGGAGGCAACGGCCAGACGCAGCGTTCTGGATGACGCCATCAGGCAGCTGCAGGAGCAGCAGGACAGGCAGAGCAGACCAGGGACACAGGCCCCAGCAGAGGCCCCTGCATTCCCAGCCCCCAGCACCCCACGTAGAG CATCAGTGAATGAGCGAGGTGCAGCTGAGGTGCAGTCGTCCCCTAACGTAGGTCTGCGGCGCAGTGGGCAGGTGGAAGGGGTGAGACAGATGCACCAGAATGCCCCTCGCAGCCAGATGGCCACGGAGCGGGACCTGCAGGCCTGGAGACACAGAGTGGTGGTACCCGAGCTCTCATCCAGCGGGTACAG TTGCCAGGATGACTTCCGAATtacaaaaggagaggaggagattgcCATATACAATGCAAAGAAACGACGTGTGACATACGGCAGTTGTAGA GATGATTCTGAAGATGAGGTGCCTTGCATCAAACGAGCACAGTCCCGCAAAAAGCAAAAAGTCTTCCAGCAGAGCAGAGATGGGATTGTGGAAGAATTCATTGAGTTCTCCtgtgaggagggagaagagactgCAACATCTGAG GACCATGAGATGGACAGCAGTGGACTGGATTCATCCAATGAGGAAGAGGAATGGAAAAGTGACAGTTCAAG CCACTCGTCCAGTGAATACTCTGACTGGACAGCAGACGCTGGGATTAACCTGCAGCCCTCCACTCCCGTGTCATCACGGAAACGAGTTCGGCGCCAGCTTAGCAGCTCGGAGGAAGAtaacgaggaggaagaggagaagcagCAAAGTGACGAGGAAGAACGACCTCCTCAGACTAGCAAGCAGAAATCCAAGAAGCCCAAAAGCAAGATGCCCAAG TGGCCTAAAGCCAGGCCGTCGATGAACAGAGAAGTGTCCAACGAGTTCAGACCCTCAACGTGGATCACTGATGTCGTTCCCAGGAAGTCTCCCTTCGTTCCCCAGATGGGTGATGAG gtaATCTATTTCCGCCAGGGTCACGAGGCTTATGTGGAGGCAGTGAACAGGAACAGCCTGTACCCCATTAATATGGAGAAACAGCCCTGGAGGAAGATGGAGCTGAGG gACCAAGAGTTTGTTAAAATAACTGGGATCAAGTATGAAGTATGCCCTCCGACACTGTGCCGCCTGAAACTGACGCTCATTGACCATGGCACGGGAAAAATCACAGACAAATCATTTTATGTCAA GTACCATGACATGCCGGATGTGATTGACTTCCTCGTGCTTCGGCAGAGTTATGACGAAGCACGCAGTAGAGTCTGGCAGCCAA ATGACAGATTCCGGTCTGTAATAGATGATGCCTGGTGGTTTGGGATCATTGTTTGTCAGGAGCCATACCAGCTTGAATATCCGGACAGTCATTTCCAGTGCTTCAAAGTCAG ATGGGACAATGGCGAAATGGAGAAGCTAAGTCCTTGGGATGTGGAAGCTATTCCAGAGGATG CCCAGCAACCTGAGTGTGTAGGTGGAGGGGTTCCAGTGACagcagaggagatgagagaggtcaTGTATAAACCCCAGACAGGAGAATGGGGTGAGAGGAGCAGAGACAACGAGTGTGTAGGTGGAGGGGTTCCAGTGACagcagaggagatgagagaggtcaTGTATAAACCCCAGACAGGAGAATGCGGTGAGAGGAGCAGAGACAACGAGTGTGAAGGTGGAGGGGTTCCAGTGACagcagaggagatgagagaggtcaTGTATAAACCCCAGACAGGAGAATGGggtgagaggagcagagatgaCGAGTGTGGACGCATCATAGCAGGCATTGAGCAACTCATCACCGTCG ataTTGTAGCCCCATTTTCTGGCCCGGTGGACATAGTTCAGTACCCAACCTACTGCACGGTGATAGCCTTCCCTACAGACCTGAGCACCATCAGACTGAGACTTATAAATAGGTTCTACAGGCGACTGTCCTCTTTAGTTTGGGATGCCAGATACATTGTGCACAACGCCCGGACCTTCAATGAGCCAAGGAGCAAGATAGCCCATTCAGCAAAACTTATCACAGATGTCCTGCTAAAATTTATCAA TCGACCTAGCTGTACAGATATTATGGAGATCTACAGTGCTATTGAAGACATGGACTATACGGATGACGAG GACCTGGAAGAGGCACCAGGCCCCTCTTCTGGACACAGACTGCGCCAG CGCTCTGTGGAGACTGTACCTGACCAGGACTCCTGGAAGGGGCAGTGCAAGCGCCTGATGAACTATGTCTTTGAGTGTGAGGACTCCGAGCCCTTCAGAAAGCCTGTGGATCCTACCTCTTACCCA GACTACCTTTGCATCATTGACACTCCCATGGACTTTGGGACTGTGAAGGGGACCCTTGAGGAGGACCGCTATGAAAACCCCATGGAGCTCTGCAAAGACATACGTCTGATATTTGCCAACGCTAAAGCCTTCACGCCAAACAAACGCTCAAAG ATCTACAGTATGACTTTGCGGCTCTCTGCATTCTTTGAAGAGAGAATCAGAACAATCATATCGCAATACAAAACTGCCGTCAAGAGCAGCGAGAAGCTCCGCCGCAGCCAGAGGTTCCGGAAGAAGCTTCAGCACCACGAGTCTACTGTACCCAGCACTAACACCACAAG CAAAAAGAAGGCTGCTCTAAAAACTCAGGAAAAAGTGGAAGTGGCGTCAACGACTAAATCTACCTCAGCCAAAGTGTCTGCTACCGAGAGAATCAGGAGAAGGAACCAAAGCAGTGACAGCTCAGGCCACAGCTCTTCTGAAGCCTCCTCAGGGTCAGACTCTGAGATTGAGAGTGAGTTATCTATGAGTGACTCTGAAGAGGAGAAACGCCCGGGGTCCTCACGGCACCATCACAGCAGAGAGACCAGGGGAACCAGAAGAGTCACCAGGAACAAGGGGGCAAAGAAGAAAAAAA ttgcCGAGAGCGAGGAAGAGTCCTCcaatgagggggaggagagtgaggaCGGTAGGAATTTGTCAAACTCTTTGTCTCGTCAATTCCCAATTGGGACCAGCTGCAGGAGCACCAGGCTGACCAGGAACAATGCTGTTGCCCATAGGAAACGCACCAAACAGCCAG agAGGGGTGCCCAGGTGAATGGTCACAGCAGAAGATCTGGGCGAGAGAGACGGCTAAGCAGCGAATCTGAGAGATCACCATCCCAgggtacagacacttacagggATGAGAATGTGGGCCGCAGGACAATGAAAAGGAAGACTGCCAGAGCGGCCGTCAACAAGATGAAGCTTCTGGAAGCCTCTGAGGAAAACTATGGTTCAGCCTCTGAGGAAGAGGATAAACAAAGGAGGAAAAGCAGCCGCCATGCGACCCGAGTCAGCAAACACACTACCGTGATCCAGAGCAGCTCTGAATCCGAGGAGCAGTCATCAGCACAGA GTTCTAAAAAATACAAGGATTCATTGGGTGATTGGGAGAACAATGAGGACAGTATTGAGAGTGAAGCTTCATCCTCTCGTTGTCATCAGAATGGAGAGAGTAAGAACTCCAGCAGCCGCAGAACGACCAGACAAGCTGCAGAGACGGGTG ATTTGTCTCATGTAAATGGGCACAgcacaaaacatgacagtacttcTGAGGAGAGCTCTGATggtgaagaagaggaagaaacTGTTGAGTCTCAGAAGTCCTCCAGAAACTTGACAACCGCTGCAGTGAGTAAAATTAGAACTTGCATTACCAGTTATATGGCGGAAGAGAAGTCTGGCTCCAGAAAGAGACGGCACAAACCTCTGGCAAGCTCTGACGAGGAATACCGAGAACACTATACTCAAAAGCACCCTCACCAAAATGGGAGGAAGGTGGAGAAAGAACATGCTGAAGGCTCTGAGAAAAATAGTAAATTGCATTCAAAAAGCCAAGAACAAAAATCTGCCTCAACCCACAAACAGGATGTCCCCGAATCAGAGGAACTCAGTGACACTCCAAAGAGATCAAGCTCTCACAAAAAAAGAGtgaggtctgaggaggaggaggaagaagactgCAACCACTCAGATAATGAATCTAAGGGAGAATCCAATAAACGTCAGTTGCGAAACAACAACAAACCCAAAATACAGAGTCACAATGACTCTGTTTCAGAGAGCGAGGAGGAAGTTATACCCAACAGGAGAGCAAGGAGAAAACAACTGCGTGCTTCCTCAGAGGAAGAATCTGATGGGAAGGAGAAGCATAGCCCTAGCAGGCGGCCTTGCCTTCGAGCCCAACCAAAAAAGAAATGCATCAATGAAGACTCTGAGGAGGACTTGAACTCAGAGATGCAAGGCAGTTGTAAGAATGGGAATAGCAATGCTGTTTCAGATAAAGGACATCAACACAACCGAAAAGCTTCCCCAGCTACTACAAAACAGTCTTCTTCCAAGAGAAAATGCATTTACACCTCAGACTCCTCAGACAACCCTTATGAAAAGAAACGGTGCATGCCCATGGCTAAGAGCTACTGCGAAGATGAGGGTGAGAGGGAAACAAAAAGATCCAACTACAAGTATCCCAAGAAGGAATCTAGACCCAAGTCTGAACCTGAGGACTGTAGTAGTCAGGAAGACACCTCTTCCCACCAAGGGTCAGAGGAGGAGGTTGAGTGTCCAAGGGGGAAGAGACGTTTGGAGCAACACAAAGGCAAGCGAAAGGAACGCTGCAGCAGCAGTGCCCACAGTTCTGCCTCTGAAAGCGAGGAGGACGAAGAGTCCTCTGCCAGCTCAGGGACCCAGAGCAGTCCAaagagaaaaaaacaaaacaggaagGTCAGCGACAAGGGTGCCGCCCGACAACACCGGAGGGACCCCTCTGAGGCAGACAGTGACCAGTCATATGCAGAATtccagagaggagagtgtggaaCGCGTATCAAGACCCGAAACCGTGGCAAACGAACGGTGACATATCACGATAGCGAATGA